One Amblyomma americanum isolate KBUSLIRL-KWMA chromosome 8, ASM5285725v1, whole genome shotgun sequence DNA window includes the following coding sequences:
- the LOC144102460 gene encoding uncharacterized protein LOC144102460 encodes MGQAVLKLTPAQRRTLGRRRNAVFSELYHGSLRPIRAGEPLPDDTDFFDYPATPQPAQAQYSYYQALDNGYYAPPVAPPLSLAPPPLALPPPPPFPQALPPVPYLLPEMDRRVSIQAAQDQLTE; translated from the exons ATGGGGCAGGCTGTGTTGAAGCTGACGCCGGCACAACGGAGAACTCTCGGTCGTCGGCGCAACG CCGTGTTCAGCGAGCTTTATCACGGTTCTCTGC GCCCCATTCGCGCTGGTGAGCCATTGCCAG ACGATACAGACTTCTTCGACTACCCCGCGACGCCGCAGCCAGCACAGGCCCAATATTCTTACTACCAGGCCCTCGACAACGGCTACTACGCTCCGCCTGTGgcccctcctctctctcttgctccGCCTCCTCTGGCTCTCCCACCGCCACCTCCTTTTCCGCAAGCTCTTCCTCCCGTTCCATACCTTCTTCCCGAAATGGATCGCCGCGTCAGTATACAAG